Proteins encoded within one genomic window of Amycolatopsis sp. 2-15:
- a CDS encoding spermidine synthase — translation MNITEPVGAGLTRVWQVSDVLVDTRTEYQHLVIGKTAQGISLFCDDERQSTELSQLVYHEALLVPALLLAAEVNRVLVVGSSEGVASQLAVQAGASVVDHVDIDAQAVRLCAHHLPYGYSAKELAAAERGDGAIRVHYADGWEFIRSATEKYDIVVVDLPDEQDGTDAQHNRLYGTDFLRLCRNLLTPGGVVAYQGGCPTLWRNSTLVKCWQRFTETFAAPVYFGSDEHEWAFLFGTGLDAPVDTMVRRWANLPYRPETIDEPTLRGATVPPLSLRR, via the coding sequence GTGAACATCACGGAACCGGTCGGCGCCGGCCTGACGCGGGTCTGGCAGGTCTCGGACGTGCTCGTCGACACCCGCACCGAGTACCAGCACTTGGTGATCGGCAAGACCGCGCAGGGCATCTCGTTGTTCTGCGACGACGAGCGGCAGAGCACCGAGCTGAGCCAGCTCGTCTACCACGAGGCCCTGCTCGTGCCCGCGCTGCTGCTGGCCGCCGAGGTGAACCGCGTGCTGGTCGTCGGGTCGAGCGAAGGCGTGGCGAGTCAGCTCGCGGTGCAGGCGGGGGCGTCGGTCGTCGACCACGTGGACATCGACGCCCAAGCGGTGCGGCTGTGCGCCCACCACCTGCCCTACGGCTACTCGGCCAAGGAACTGGCCGCCGCCGAGCGTGGCGACGGCGCGATCCGAGTGCACTACGCCGACGGCTGGGAGTTCATCCGCTCCGCGACCGAGAAGTACGACATCGTGGTGGTCGACCTGCCCGACGAGCAGGACGGCACCGACGCGCAGCACAACCGGTTGTACGGCACGGATTTCCTGCGGCTGTGCCGGAATCTGCTCACCCCCGGCGGGGTGGTGGCGTACCAGGGTGGCTGCCCGACGCTGTGGCGCAACTCGACGCTCGTGAAGTGCTGGCAGCGGTTCACGGAGACCTTCGCCGCACCGGTCTACTTCGGCTCGGACGAACACGAGTGGGCGTTCCTCTTCGGCACCGGGCTCGACGCGCCCGTGGACACCATGGTGCGCCGCTGGGCGAACCTGCCGTACCGCCCGGAGACGATCGACGAGCCGACCCTGCGCGGAGCGACGGTGCCGCCACTCAGTCTCCGTCGCTGA
- a CDS encoding HpcH/HpaI aldolase/citrate lyase family protein, translating to MNERLATARSFLFVPGHRPDRFAKAEASGADVVVLDLEDAVGAGHKATARGHVRDWLAAGHPAVVRINAPGTPWFEADIAAVGAAAVMVPKAEDAPGLTEVARSLPAGTALIPLLESAAGIVGAAAVCAVPGVVRAAFGSVDLAAQLGVDHASHTALRYARSAVVLAAAATGCPAPIDGVTTALDDSAILDADLAEAVTLGFSAKLCLHPRQIAAVHQGFSPSEEDVRWARAILAAAGDGSVSVHEGQMIDRPVVLRAQRLLARAGEHQPISDGD from the coding sequence GTGAACGAGCGCCTCGCGACCGCGCGGTCGTTCCTGTTCGTGCCGGGGCACCGCCCGGACCGCTTCGCCAAGGCCGAGGCCAGTGGCGCCGACGTCGTGGTGCTGGACCTGGAGGACGCCGTCGGCGCCGGCCACAAGGCCACGGCCCGGGGCCACGTGCGCGACTGGCTGGCGGCCGGTCACCCGGCCGTCGTGCGGATCAACGCGCCGGGCACGCCGTGGTTCGAAGCCGACATCGCCGCGGTCGGTGCGGCGGCCGTGATGGTCCCCAAAGCCGAGGACGCCCCCGGGCTCACCGAGGTCGCGCGCTCGCTCCCAGCGGGCACCGCGCTGATCCCGCTGCTCGAATCGGCGGCCGGGATCGTCGGCGCGGCGGCGGTCTGCGCCGTGCCCGGTGTGGTCCGGGCCGCCTTCGGCAGCGTCGACCTCGCCGCGCAGCTTGGCGTCGACCACGCCTCGCACACCGCGCTGCGCTACGCCCGCTCCGCGGTGGTCCTGGCCGCCGCGGCTACTGGCTGCCCGGCCCCGATCGACGGGGTGACGACCGCGCTCGACGACAGTGCGATCCTCGACGCGGATCTGGCGGAGGCGGTGACCCTCGGGTTCTCCGCGAAGCTGTGCCTGCACCCGCGTCAGATCGCCGCGGTGCACCAGGGTTTCTCTCCGTCCGAAGAGGACGTTCGCTGGGCCCGGGCGATCCTCGCCGCCGCGGGCGACGGTTCCGTGTCCGTCCACGAGGGACAGATGATCGACCGGCCGGTGGTCCTGCGCGCCCAGCGCCTCCTCGCGCGGGCGGGGGAGCACCAGCCGATCAGCGACGGAGACTGA
- a CDS encoding FAS1-like dehydratase domain-containing protein, which produces MTERTELLVPGPAEALGALLDVPVPDLAGGAGLPFLWHWLYLLDHPAQADLGLDGHPVRNTVVAPPAPGRRRMWAGGRVRTRGVLRCGEPATRRSSVVSTQDKRGRSGPLTFVVVGHQIVQGGQVVVDEEQDIVYRPLGGPTTTADGPVVPAAQDEWSIDVTPTLLFRFSALTFNAHRIHYDRDYARDVEGYPGLLTHGPLQVLAMAEAARARGGHGDAVFDYRLVAPLFDHQGLIVRADSGATSVRDVFGRQTATGTLRTSP; this is translated from the coding sequence ATGACCGAGCGAACCGAACTCCTGGTGCCCGGGCCGGCCGAGGCCCTGGGCGCGCTGCTGGACGTCCCCGTGCCCGATCTGGCCGGCGGCGCGGGACTTCCCTTCCTGTGGCACTGGCTCTACCTGCTGGACCACCCGGCCCAGGCTGATCTGGGGCTCGATGGGCACCCGGTCCGCAACACGGTCGTCGCCCCACCGGCCCCGGGCCGGCGCCGCATGTGGGCGGGCGGCCGCGTCCGCACGCGGGGCGTGTTGCGCTGCGGCGAGCCCGCGACCCGGCGCTCTTCCGTAGTGTCCACACAGGACAAGCGGGGGCGGTCCGGCCCGTTGACGTTCGTCGTCGTGGGCCACCAGATCGTGCAGGGCGGCCAGGTCGTGGTCGACGAGGAACAGGACATCGTCTACCGGCCGCTCGGCGGTCCGACGACGACCGCGGACGGCCCGGTCGTGCCGGCCGCGCAGGACGAGTGGTCGATCGACGTCACGCCGACCTTGCTGTTCCGCTTCTCGGCCTTGACGTTCAATGCCCACCGCATCCACTACGACCGCGACTACGCCCGCGACGTCGAGGGCTATCCCGGCCTGCTGACGCACGGGCCACTGCAGGTGCTCGCCATGGCCGAGGCGGCCCGGGCGCGCGGCGGCCACGGCGACGCGGTCTTCGACTACCGGCTGGTCGCCCCGCTGTTCGACCACCAGGGCCTGATCGTCCGGGCGGACTCCGGGGCCACGTCCGTGCGGGACGTGTTCGGCCGGCAGACCGCGACCGGCACGTTGCGGACCTCGCCGTGA
- a CDS encoding acyl-CoA dehydrogenase family protein, with protein sequence MDGLAEDEAAIVAVVAEFVHNEVRPVAQELEHADTYPERLIEQMKAMGVFGLAIPEPWGEAQVSARCYAAITEELARGWMSLAGAMGGHTVVAKLLVAYGTREQQDAYLPRMATGELRATMALTEPGGGSDLQALRTTARRAGDEYVVNGSKTWITNARKSGLVALLCKTDPAAEPAHRGISILLAEPGAGFHVSRDLPKLGYKGVESCELTFDDFRVPASRLLGGTEGAGFSQMMRGLEIGRIQVACRALGVGRAALEDSLRYAQERETFGRPIWQHQSIGNYLADMATKLEAARQLVHFAARRYDSGERADLEAGMAKLFASETAMEVALNAVRIHGGYGYSTEFDVERYFRDAPLMIVGEGTNEIQRTVIARQLVARHRIQSR encoded by the coding sequence ATGGACGGGCTGGCAGAGGACGAAGCCGCGATCGTCGCGGTGGTGGCGGAGTTCGTCCACAACGAGGTCCGGCCCGTCGCCCAGGAGCTGGAGCACGCCGACACCTACCCCGAGCGGCTCATCGAGCAGATGAAGGCGATGGGCGTGTTCGGCCTCGCGATCCCCGAGCCTTGGGGCGAGGCGCAGGTCTCCGCCCGGTGCTACGCGGCGATCACCGAAGAGCTGGCCCGCGGCTGGATGAGCCTCGCGGGCGCGATGGGCGGCCACACCGTGGTGGCGAAGCTGCTCGTCGCCTACGGCACGCGCGAGCAGCAGGACGCCTACCTGCCCCGGATGGCCACCGGCGAGCTGCGCGCCACCATGGCGCTCACCGAACCCGGCGGCGGCTCCGACCTGCAGGCTCTGCGCACGACTGCGCGCCGCGCCGGCGACGAGTACGTCGTCAACGGCTCGAAGACGTGGATCACCAACGCGCGCAAGTCCGGCCTTGTCGCGTTGCTGTGCAAAACCGACCCCGCCGCCGAGCCGGCGCACCGCGGCATCAGTATCCTGCTGGCCGAGCCCGGTGCCGGGTTCCACGTGTCGCGTGATCTGCCCAAGCTCGGTTACAAGGGTGTGGAGAGCTGCGAGCTGACGTTCGACGACTTCCGCGTGCCGGCGTCCCGGCTGCTGGGCGGCACCGAAGGCGCCGGTTTCTCGCAGATGATGCGAGGGCTGGAGATCGGCCGCATCCAGGTCGCCTGCCGGGCGCTCGGCGTCGGCCGCGCGGCGCTGGAGGATTCGCTGCGGTACGCGCAGGAGCGCGAAACCTTCGGCCGGCCGATCTGGCAGCACCAATCCATCGGCAACTACCTCGCCGACATGGCCACCAAGCTGGAAGCGGCGCGCCAGCTCGTGCACTTCGCCGCCCGCCGCTACGACTCGGGGGAGCGCGCCGACCTGGAAGCGGGGATGGCGAAGCTGTTCGCGTCGGAGACGGCCATGGAGGTCGCGCTCAACGCCGTGCGCATCCACGGCGGCTACGGTTACTCGACGGAGTTCGACGTCGAGCGCTACTTCCGTGACGCGCCGCTGATGATCGTCGGCGAAGGTACCAACGAGATCCAGCGGACGGTGATCGCCCGCCAGCTCGTCGCGCGGCACCGGATCCAGTCGAGGTGA
- a CDS encoding LysR family transcriptional regulator, with the protein MDLKQLKALVTVAEVGSVTRAAELLHLVQPAVTRQIRTLEHELGTTLFERTRQGMRPTEAGARLVERARRALTELDRARAELAPAGGTVTGIVTVGLLESAAELLAEPLVSTVLREHPGIELRVLAAYSGHLQQWLDDGDLDLSLLYNLTSTPSLNVTPVAREQLWAVAPAAAGLRPDRPVPLAVAAEHPLVMPAPGHGLHTLITTTASRAEVELDVAIQTNSMPLQKQLVRAGHGWTILPAVGIAGDLDAGTLSAAPLCTPEVWRSVVLGVPRSGRTSAAVEVVARELMEQVRAAVHSGRWPSARLPEGR; encoded by the coding sequence GTGGACCTCAAGCAGCTCAAAGCCCTCGTCACCGTGGCCGAGGTCGGCAGCGTGACGCGGGCCGCGGAGCTGCTGCACCTGGTCCAGCCGGCCGTGACCCGGCAGATCCGGACGCTGGAACACGAGCTCGGCACCACGCTGTTCGAGCGCACGCGCCAGGGCATGCGGCCCACCGAGGCCGGAGCGCGCCTCGTCGAGCGGGCCCGGCGGGCGCTCACCGAGCTCGACCGGGCGCGCGCGGAACTGGCGCCGGCGGGCGGGACCGTGACCGGCATCGTCACGGTGGGCCTGCTCGAGAGCGCCGCGGAGCTGCTGGCGGAGCCCTTGGTGTCGACGGTGCTGCGCGAGCACCCGGGCATCGAGCTGCGCGTGCTGGCCGCCTACTCCGGGCACCTGCAGCAGTGGCTCGACGACGGTGACCTCGACCTGAGCCTGTTGTACAACCTGACCAGCACGCCGTCGTTGAACGTCACCCCGGTGGCCCGCGAGCAGCTGTGGGCCGTGGCGCCGGCCGCAGCCGGGCTCCGCCCGGACCGGCCCGTGCCGCTCGCCGTCGCGGCCGAGCACCCACTCGTCATGCCGGCGCCCGGGCACGGTCTGCACACGCTGATCACGACCACGGCGTCGCGGGCGGAGGTCGAGCTCGACGTCGCGATCCAGACGAATTCGATGCCGCTGCAGAAGCAGCTCGTGCGGGCCGGGCACGGCTGGACGATCCTGCCCGCCGTCGGCATCGCCGGCGATCTGGACGCGGGAACGCTGAGTGCGGCGCCGCTGTGCACGCCCGAGGTGTGGCGGTCGGTCGTGCTGGGCGTGCCGCGCAGCGGGCGCACGTCAGCGGCGGTGGAGGTGGTCGCGCGGGAGCTGATGGAGCAGGTGCGGGCGGCTGTCCACAGTGGCCGGTGGCCGTCGGCTCGGCTGCCGGAGGGGCGGTGA
- the cynR gene encoding transcriptional regulator CynR — MAPELRHLRYLLAVVECGSFTRAAEELHVSQPTLSQQIKQLERTLGVQLLDRTGRAVRPTDAGEAYVRHVRAALRDLDSGERAVHDVQDLSRGHLRLATTPTFTSYLVGPLAAELRTRHPGVTLTIEERAQDEIEARVLADDLDAGIGFGDSATPGIGATALFEETLSLVRGRAVTAAAVEDRELALLTRDFVTRTHIDAYFAQHGINPRITVEAHSIQALLEIVRRTPVATVLPDVLAHDHPDLTTIPLDPGFPARTVVLLRRAGAYESAAVRAFLRLLPDVVANLL, encoded by the coding sequence ATGGCACCGGAACTGCGTCACCTGCGCTACCTGCTCGCCGTGGTCGAGTGCGGCAGTTTCACCCGCGCCGCCGAGGAGCTGCACGTCTCGCAGCCGACGTTGTCGCAGCAGATCAAGCAGCTCGAACGTACGCTGGGGGTGCAGCTGCTGGACCGCACCGGCCGCGCGGTGCGGCCCACCGACGCCGGCGAGGCCTACGTGCGCCACGTCCGGGCGGCGTTGCGCGACCTGGACTCCGGCGAACGCGCCGTGCACGACGTGCAGGACCTCTCCCGCGGCCACCTGCGCCTGGCGACGACGCCGACGTTCACCAGCTACCTCGTCGGCCCGCTGGCGGCCGAGCTGCGCACGCGTCACCCGGGCGTGACCCTCACGATCGAAGAGCGCGCGCAGGACGAGATCGAGGCCCGCGTGCTCGCCGACGACCTCGACGCAGGCATCGGGTTCGGCGACAGCGCGACCCCGGGCATCGGTGCCACCGCGCTGTTCGAGGAGACGCTGAGCCTGGTTCGCGGCCGCGCGGTCACGGCCGCCGCGGTCGAAGACCGGGAACTCGCGCTGCTCACCCGCGACTTCGTCACCCGCACCCACATCGACGCGTACTTCGCGCAGCACGGCATCAATCCGCGGATCACCGTGGAAGCCCACTCGATCCAGGCACTGCTGGAAATCGTGCGGCGGACCCCGGTCGCGACGGTTCTGCCCGACGTCCTGGCCCACGACCACCCCGACCTCACGACAATCCCGCTCGACCCCGGCTTTCCCGCGCGGACCGTCGTCCTGCTCCGCCGCGCCGGCGCCTACGAGAGCGCGGCGGTGCGCGCGTTCCTCCGCCTGCTGCCCGACGTCGTCGCGAATCTGCTGTGA
- a CDS encoding carbonic anhydrase, with amino-acid sequence MQDTTEGVRHFQQDVYPRKARLFEHLATHHEPGTLFIGCSDARVVPELITSSEPGELFVIRTAGNLVPAYHPGADPVTASIEYAVAALGVTDVIVCGHSACGAMTALAENHDLSATPAVAGWLEQADASQARVKTPGDVAELVRQNVLAQLATLATHPSVARGLATRTLSLHGWVFDIATGRVDVLDAA; translated from the coding sequence ATGCAGGACACGACCGAAGGCGTCCGGCACTTTCAGCAGGACGTCTACCCGCGCAAAGCGCGATTGTTCGAGCACCTGGCCACCCACCACGAGCCGGGCACGCTGTTCATCGGCTGTTCCGACGCGCGGGTCGTGCCGGAGCTCATCACCAGCAGCGAGCCCGGTGAGCTGTTCGTGATCCGCACCGCCGGCAACCTGGTCCCCGCCTACCACCCCGGCGCGGACCCGGTCACCGCCAGCATCGAGTACGCCGTCGCCGCCCTGGGCGTCACCGACGTCATCGTCTGCGGGCACAGCGCCTGCGGGGCGATGACGGCCCTGGCCGAGAACCACGACCTCTCGGCCACCCCCGCCGTCGCCGGCTGGCTCGAACAGGCCGATGCCTCCCAGGCCCGGGTGAAAACCCCGGGCGACGTAGCGGAACTGGTGCGCCAGAACGTGCTCGCCCAGCTGGCCACGCTGGCGACCCACCCCTCGGTCGCCCGCGGCCTCGCCACGCGGACGCTCAGTCTCCACGGCTGGGTCTTCGACATCGCCACCGGCCGCGTCGACGTCCTCGACGCGGCCTGA
- the cynS gene encoding cyanase, with product MLHTQLDPTAREALAVAAVEAKTRKDLSWQQIADAAGLSVAFVTAAVLGQHPLPEPSARAVAELLDLDADAVTLLQAVPTRGSIPGGVPTDPTIYRFYEMIQVYGTTLKALVHEQFGDGIISAINFKLDVRKEADPEGGERAVITLNGKYLPTKPF from the coding sequence ATGCTGCACACCCAGCTCGACCCGACCGCCCGCGAAGCCCTCGCCGTCGCCGCGGTCGAGGCCAAGACCCGCAAGGACCTGTCCTGGCAGCAGATCGCCGACGCCGCCGGGCTTTCGGTCGCCTTCGTCACTGCCGCCGTGCTCGGCCAGCACCCCCTGCCCGAGCCGTCGGCCCGGGCGGTCGCCGAACTGCTGGACCTCGACGCCGACGCCGTGACTCTCCTGCAAGCCGTGCCCACCCGCGGCTCGATCCCCGGCGGCGTGCCCACCGACCCGACGATCTACCGCTTCTACGAGATGATCCAGGTCTACGGCACCACCCTCAAAGCCCTCGTCCACGAACAGTTCGGCGACGGCATCATCAGCGCGATCAACTTCAAGCTCGACGTGCGCAAGGAAGCCGACCCCGAGGGCGGCGAGCGGGCCGTGATCACGCTCAACGGCAAGTACCTGCCGACCAAGCCGTTCTGA
- a CDS encoding carboxyl transferase domain-containing protein, giving the protein MSELHRRQAEKAAREPHGATKQHQAGKRSARERVHPLLDPGSFTEVGSLLRQRVGGDRPWGDAVVTGHGTVDGREVCVFAQDFPVFGGTLGEAVCEKVVRLMDWAAEAGAPVIGINDSAGGRIQEGVVAQALYGGIFRRNVRLSGVVPQISLVLGPNLVVTVLVSLVTRPPAAAAIDAGTGDSAPAEDREPVGEAALH; this is encoded by the coding sequence ATGAGCGAGCTGCATCGCCGGCAGGCCGAGAAAGCGGCCCGCGAGCCGCACGGCGCCACCAAGCAGCACCAGGCCGGCAAGCGCTCGGCCCGCGAGCGCGTGCACCCCCTGCTCGATCCGGGGTCCTTCACCGAAGTCGGCTCACTCCTGCGCCAACGCGTCGGTGGGGACCGGCCCTGGGGTGACGCGGTGGTCACCGGTCACGGCACCGTCGACGGGCGTGAGGTGTGCGTGTTCGCGCAGGACTTCCCGGTGTTCGGCGGGACGCTCGGGGAGGCGGTCTGCGAGAAGGTCGTGCGGCTGATGGACTGGGCCGCCGAAGCGGGCGCGCCCGTGATCGGGATCAACGACAGCGCGGGCGGGCGCATCCAGGAGGGTGTGGTCGCGCAGGCGCTCTACGGCGGGATCTTCCGGCGCAACGTGCGGCTGTCCGGCGTCGTGCCGCAGATCTCCCTGGTGCTCGGCCCAAACCTCGTCGTGACCGTGCTGGTCAGCCTGGTGACGCGACCGCCGGCCGCGGCGGCGATCGACGCCGGGACCGGGGACAGCGCTCCGGCCGAGGACCGGGAGCCCGTCGGTGAGGCCGCGCTGCACTGA
- a CDS encoding helix-turn-helix domain-containing protein → MTMTRIREFRTLRGLTVRELADRASVSTGLISQVERGVTDPSLETMRRIAEVLEVPLFSLFQDGEHDTVAVIRRENRYRISSPHHAITYTRASPGGAKLEVLEGLLEPGSVSADTLRSHPSEECVVVLTGRLTVEVGDQVHELKTGDSCHFDSNIPHRFRNQGRTSARFMVSVTPPSY, encoded by the coding sequence ATGACCATGACTCGGATTCGTGAGTTCCGCACCCTCCGGGGCTTGACCGTCCGCGAGCTGGCGGACCGGGCCTCGGTGTCCACCGGGCTGATCAGCCAGGTCGAACGCGGCGTCACCGACCCGAGCCTGGAGACCATGCGGCGGATCGCCGAGGTGCTCGAGGTGCCGCTGTTCAGCCTCTTCCAGGACGGCGAGCACGATACCGTCGCCGTCATCCGGCGCGAGAATCGCTACCGCATCTCCTCGCCGCACCACGCGATCACCTACACCCGCGCCTCCCCCGGCGGCGCGAAGCTCGAGGTGCTCGAAGGCCTGCTGGAGCCGGGCTCGGTCTCGGCGGACACGCTGCGCTCGCACCCGTCGGAAGAGTGCGTCGTCGTGCTCACCGGCCGCCTGACCGTCGAGGTCGGGGACCAGGTGCACGAGCTGAAAACGGGCGACAGCTGCCACTTCGACTCGAACATCCCCCACCGCTTCCGCAACCAGGGCCGGACGAGCGCGCGGTTCATGGTGAGTGTGACGCCGCCGAGCTACTGA
- a CDS encoding GNAT family N-acetyltransferase, with product MEIEPLDPASAGRSVLEGVHEVVSAADRLDKPGAPPVTFETAIGRLENPQPSLGRVLRWVARRDGRVVGLAALYFPEAENSHLAILELTVHPDARRDRVGTAVLRALTPELHERTVLECWNVTKGGAGAAFGTALGFEVVDETVFQALSIGAADRSAWKVSPAAGYRLRTWQDSAPEELVASYAQARRAIADSPFGRSAYRFPRWTADRVRESEADRRRRGIDHRVVAVVQRDSGRVVGFTELQLYPHRHDLGYQGDTAVLAAHRGRGLGFCVKAAMLRRLVAERPEVEEVITSTAAANPYMVNVNLALGYRTTRETVILAQNKLARGRA from the coding sequence GTGGAGATCGAACCGCTCGACCCGGCGTCGGCCGGCCGCTCGGTTCTCGAGGGCGTCCACGAGGTCGTCTCGGCCGCCGACCGGCTCGACAAGCCGGGCGCCCCACCGGTGACGTTCGAGACGGCCATCGGCCGGCTCGAGAACCCGCAGCCGAGCCTCGGCCGCGTCCTGCGCTGGGTGGCACGCCGGGACGGGCGCGTCGTCGGGCTGGCCGCGCTGTATTTTCCGGAAGCCGAGAACAGCCATCTCGCAATCCTGGAGCTGACCGTCCACCCCGATGCCCGTCGTGACCGCGTCGGCACCGCCGTCCTGCGTGCGCTCACGCCGGAACTGCATGAGCGCACGGTGCTGGAGTGCTGGAACGTCACCAAGGGCGGCGCCGGCGCCGCTTTCGGCACGGCGCTCGGCTTCGAGGTGGTCGACGAGACGGTGTTCCAGGCGTTGTCGATCGGTGCCGCCGACCGCTCCGCGTGGAAAGTCTCGCCGGCGGCCGGATATCGCTTGCGCACCTGGCAGGACAGCGCCCCGGAGGAGCTGGTGGCCTCCTACGCCCAGGCGCGCCGCGCGATCGCGGACAGCCCGTTCGGCCGCTCGGCGTACCGCTTTCCGAGGTGGACCGCCGATCGCGTCCGCGAGTCCGAGGCCGACCGCCGCCGGCGCGGGATCGACCACCGGGTGGTCGCGGTCGTACAGCGGGATTCGGGGCGGGTCGTGGGCTTCACGGAACTGCAGCTGTACCCGCATCGCCACGACCTCGGCTACCAGGGCGACACCGCGGTGCTGGCCGCGCACCGCGGGCGCGGACTGGGCTTCTGCGTGAAGGCGGCCATGCTGCGCCGACTTGTCGCCGAGCGCCCCGAAGTCGAGGAGGTCATCACCTCGACCGCGGCGGCGAACCCGTACATGGTCAACGTGAACCTCGCCCTCGGCTACCGCACCACGCGGGAAACGGTGATCCTCGCCCAGAACAAGCTCGCGCGCGGCCGGGCCTAG
- a CDS encoding VOC family protein: MPISGAHVIVSSHDAEADRAFLRDVLAFPHVDAGGGWLIFALPPAELAVHPADGPPSHELYLMCDDLDATLAELTAADVACAPVEEERWGRLSGFRLPGGSRVGIYEPHHPRAIDR; encoded by the coding sequence ATGCCCATCAGCGGAGCCCACGTGATCGTCTCCAGTCACGACGCCGAAGCGGACCGCGCCTTCCTCCGCGACGTGCTCGCCTTCCCCCACGTCGACGCCGGCGGCGGCTGGCTGATCTTCGCACTCCCGCCCGCCGAACTCGCCGTCCACCCTGCCGACGGCCCGCCATCCCACGAGCTGTACCTCATGTGTGACGACCTGGACGCGACGCTGGCCGAGCTGACCGCCGCCGACGTCGCGTGCGCGCCGGTCGAAGAAGAGCGGTGGGGCCGGTTGAGCGGCTTCCGGCTCCCGGGCGGCAGCCGGGTGGGGATCTACGAACCGCATCACCCGCGGGCCATCGACCGCTAG
- the sbnA gene encoding 2,3-diaminopropionate biosynthesis protein SbnA, with translation MTVISDPTDFNEEELYVDLESIFGHSLFLKCEGFNFAGSIKLKAATEMVEAAEWQGLLTRDSILVESSSGNLGVALSMVAASKGYRFLCVTDSRCNLASRRLMEALGSRVHIIAEPAADGGFLGARLALVRELCATDERYVWLNQYANPGNWKAHYRTTAPEIARQFPKLDVLFVGAGTTGTLMGCARFFREWPRPVHIVAVDSAGSVTFGGAPRRRMIPGLGTSVRPALLDESYVDEVILVEEADTIRSCHRLARRGFLFGGSTGTVVSGAMRWLPEHDGHDLTAVAIAPDLGERYLDTIYQTNWLQDLYGDDVLAHDDLIAGFLPD, from the coding sequence GTGACCGTGATATCCGATCCCACGGACTTCAACGAGGAAGAGCTCTACGTCGACCTCGAGTCGATCTTCGGGCACTCGCTGTTCCTCAAGTGCGAGGGGTTCAACTTCGCCGGGTCGATCAAGCTCAAGGCCGCGACCGAGATGGTCGAGGCCGCCGAGTGGCAGGGACTCCTGACGCGGGACTCGATCTTGGTCGAATCGTCGTCGGGCAACCTCGGGGTGGCGCTCAGCATGGTCGCCGCCAGCAAGGGCTACCGGTTCCTCTGCGTCACGGACTCGCGCTGCAACCTGGCCAGCAGGCGCCTGATGGAGGCGCTGGGCAGCCGGGTGCACATCATCGCGGAGCCCGCCGCCGACGGCGGTTTCCTGGGCGCGCGGCTCGCGCTGGTGCGTGAGCTGTGCGCCACCGACGAGCGTTACGTCTGGCTCAACCAGTACGCGAATCCGGGCAACTGGAAGGCGCACTACCGGACCACGGCGCCGGAGATCGCCCGCCAGTTCCCGAAACTCGACGTGCTGTTCGTCGGCGCAGGCACCACGGGCACGCTCATGGGTTGCGCCCGCTTCTTCCGCGAGTGGCCCAGGCCGGTCCACATCGTCGCGGTGGACAGCGCCGGCTCCGTGACCTTCGGCGGCGCGCCGCGCCGCCGGATGATCCCCGGCCTCGGCACGAGTGTCCGGCCGGCGCTGCTCGACGAGTCCTATGTCGACGAGGTGATCCTCGTCGAGGAGGCCGACACCATCCGCAGCTGCCACCGCCTGGCCCGCAGGGGGTTCCTCTTCGGCGGCTCCACCGGCACCGTCGTCAGCGGTGCCATGCGCTGGCTCCCCGAGCACGACGGGCACGACCTCACCGCCGTCGCCATCGCGCCGGACCTCGGCGAGCGCTACCTCGACACGATCTACCAGACGAACTGGCTCCAGGACCTCTACGGCGACGACGTGCTCGCCCACGACGATCTGATCGCGGGCTTCCTGCCGGACTGA